The following coding sequences lie in one Metopolophium dirhodum isolate CAU chromosome 5, ASM1992520v1, whole genome shotgun sequence genomic window:
- the LOC132945519 gene encoding nose resistant to fluoxetine protein 6-like, translating into MTVRFGTDHECLIMQSVTVLVSVLAIVSAESEYQPQRWVTRILHDTLDSYVPDGGPTCRRDGQAYREGLKELKLWATQMYDASAKFPTGILSGKSIDFGDYDECMETNTNSLDFKPQYCIVNIRFSPSVKLYPNYYKTTPLNILNSSISAWEAVKLNPNPAKVQRNEISTAICIPSSCTHSDLQSTLSQKIISAFNEEEINTTVTVDSLYCTTQHDKPPKTLGFIIFWCFILVIVVLTIVGTLQDLYPKEDTESECKPILVAFSIQSNLKKLFYNSTKTAEFAGCNFLKIIACLVVLLGHRLMYISAQPIYNTNKIEETFEMMIYGVVHNGPLVVDIFLAICGFLTFVNMYSELVKTKQFNMPFILFWRWCRLIPLYGVMIAFYSYVLIHLSDGPLWKHMAVKESENCQQNWWTNLLFVNNYVNADQPCMIQSWYMACDLHLCAVGILIVYFVWKFPKCEKIVLIIAIVVSCFISAYVVYDHKFYPTFFGFISNLKYPPSHEDFTLLYIPTHTRATPYFVGLFAGHVYRTTRARKPDFRFPYPTLCLWTIIGGCVLWMMSVFYFFVHEYNVWASVLYALVFRLIYSAMISAFIVVSAVNTCFTGSWTLILAPLGRLTYGVYMGGLSIQLFYVASARTQIYFNQLLISWVVIGDSIFGFIIAFILYMLIESPFENLLKLFINKIKGGKPKTEERIPNAVEMIPHTEHTIEINS; encoded by the exons ATGACGGTGCGTTTCGGTACGGATCACGAGTGTTTAATCATGCAGTCGGTGACAGTTCTAGTGTCGGTATTAGCGATCGTCTCCGCCGAGTCGGAATACCAGCCACAACGATGGGTCACGAGAATACTGCACGATACGCTCGATAGTTATGTCCCGGACGGAGGACCGACGTGCAGGCGGGATGGACAGGCATATCGCGAAGGACTGAAGGAACTCAAGCTATGGGCAACCCAAA TGTATGACGCTTCAGCAAAGTTTCCAACAGGCATATTATCTGGGAAATCAATCGATTTCGGTGATTATGACGAATGTATGGAAACCAACACAAATAGTTTAGACTTTAAACCTCAGTACTGTATAGTAAACATACGTTTTTCACCGTCTGTTAAGCTGTATCCAAATTACTACAAAACCACtccacttaatattttaaactcgtCAATTTCTGCATGGGAAGCTGTAAAG CTAAATCCTAATCCGGCAAAGGTTCAGCGTAATGAAATCAGCACTGCGATTTGTATTCCGTCCTCGTGCACCCATTCGGATCTACAGTCGACGTTGTCTCAGAAAATTATTTCTGCGTTCAACGAGGAAGAAATAAACACCACCGTTACCGTGGACTCGCTGTACTGCACCACGCAACACGACAAACCACCCAAGACATTGgggtttataattttttg GTGTTTCATATTGgttattgttgtattaacaaTTGTTGGAACACTACAAGATTTGTATCCAAAGGAAGATACTGAATCTGAGTGCA aacCTATCTTGGTAGCATTTTCAATTCAATCAAACCTCAAAAAGTTGTTTTACAACAGTACTAAAACTGCGGAATTTGCTGGCTGTAACTTCCTTAAAATAATAGCTTGTCTAGTTGTTTTATTAGGACACCGGTTGATGTACATTAGTGCACAACCAATTTATAATACCAACAAAATTGAAGag acTTTTGAAATGATGATTTATGGAGTAGTGCATAACGGACCATTGGTAGTAGATATTTTTCTTGCCATCTGTGGATTCCTAACTTTCGTTAATATGTACAGTGAATTGGTGAAGACTAAACAATTTAACATgccatttatattattttggagaTGGTGCAG ACTGATTCCTCTATACGGTGTGATGATCGCGTTTTATTCGTACGTGTTAATACACCTTTCGGACGGTCCTTTATGGAAGCATATGGCTGTTAAAGAGTCGGAGAACTGTCAACAAAATTGGTGGACCAACTTACTGTTTGTAAACAACTACGTCAATGCCGATCAACCA TGTATGATTCAATCCTGGTATATGGCGTGCGACTTGCATCTGTGCGCTGTGGGCATACTAATTGTGTACTTTGTTTGGAAATTTCCAAAGTGCGAAAAAATTGTCCTGATTATTGCAATAGTCGTATCGTGTTTCATTTCAGCGTATGTTGTGTACGACCACAAATTTTACCCGACGTTTTTTGGTTTCATTtc GAATTTGAAATACCCGCCGAGCCACGAAGATTTCACACTGCTGTACATACCCACGCACACTAGGGCGACGCCTTACTTCGTGGGACTGTTCGCTGGTCACGTTTACCGGACGACGAGAGCCCGGAAGCCCGACTTCCGATTCCCGTACCCTACACTGTGTCTGTGGACGATCATCGGCGGCTGTGTACTATGGATGATGTCCGTATTCTACTTTTTCGTACACGAGTACAACGTATGGGCCAGTGTCTTGTACGCGCTCGTGTTCCGTCTCATATACTCAGCCATGATTTCGGCGTTTATCGTCGTTTCCGCCGTAAACACTTGTTTCACAG GATCTTGGACATTGATACTCGCGCCGTTGGGCAGACTCACGTACGGAGTGTATATGGGAGGATTGTCTATTCAATTGTTCTATGTGGCTTCTGCGCGTACTCAAATTTATTTCAATCAATTACTaatt tcATGGGTCGTGATTGGTGATTCAATTTTTGGATTTATCATTGCATTCATTTTGTACATGTTGATCGAGAGTCCATTTGAAAATCTATTGAAACTAttcatcaacaaaataaaaggag GAAAACCAAAAACTGAAGAAAGAATACCCAACGCTGTTGAAATGATACCACACACCGAACATACAAtagaaataaatagttaa
- the LOC132945520 gene encoding small integral membrane protein 20 produces MSQLKGWKYVAFLSAFVGSIGIATYPIIIYPMTHVEDYKKSQELNRAQLDQSRIRPEAAGNMNKWTDPFDRKNE; encoded by the exons ATGTCTCAGCTAAAAGGATGGAAGTATGTTGCATTCCTATCAGCTTTTGTTGGCAGCATAGGAATAGCAACTTACCCAATCATTATTTATCCAATGACGCACGTTGAAGATTAta aaaagtcaCAAGAACTAAACCGTGCACAGTTAGATCAATCTAGAATAAGGCCTGAAGCTGCTGGAA atatgaACAAATGGACTGATCCATTTGATCGAAAAAATGAGTAA
- the LOC132944319 gene encoding snRNA-activating protein complex subunit 3-like produces the protein MEFSDSLLGCYISKPINLRQFKIENAYKVEQVKMSKVTDRLVYEKLKSINPNIDLTDLPEEVKKWDEELQKYNFQDVFDSPDALCARYVFPIYSTTSSKLQTLNVMKSDFYQTKRTKLYTPLPTFTPRGNILPGETLLITISVYYPFHWTQNQVPDEAVIPRCQKTLQFYDTQTLHDLKQGFKCENEESEISGDISKNPHKPLEFIANSDLKHGLFYINNNLYVDSLPDRSTLMHAETMKSWASCNGHTIQNILSLDTQLLDLEVCIGQPYVYQHLGRCEHLFIFNEINIAKSNDCLGQTNYPRVISVAKEKLKNCIFCSKNIASIVMLNDDERTPLTVNHMCESCFKSYNYDHLDDKVSDFKAYRCIKWKK, from the exons ATGGAGTTCAGCGATTCACTTCTTGGTTGTTACATTTCTAAACCCATTAACCtaagacaatttaaaattgagaATGCTTATAAAGTTGAGCAAGTTAAAATGTCAAAAGTCACCGATCGTCTagtatatgaaaaattaaaatcaattaatccAAATATTGATTTAACTGATTTACCAGAAGAGGTAAAAAAATGGGATGAAgaattacagaaatataattttcaagatGTTTTTGATTCGCCAGATGCATTATGCGCTCGTTATGTTTTTCCTATCTACAGCACTACTAGTAGTAAACTCCAAACGCTTAATGTTATGAAAAGTGATTTCTATCAGACTAAGAGAACTAAATTATATACTCCGCTACCCACCTTTACTCCAAGAGGAAATATTTTGCCTGGTGAAactttattaataacaatttcagTTTATTATCCATTTCATTGGACGCAAAATCAAGTTCCTGATGAAGCTGTTATTCCACGTTGTCAAAAAACCCTTCAATTTTATGACACGCAAACTCTTCATGATTTGAAACAAGGatttaaatgtgaaaatgaagaAAGTGAAATCAGTGGTGATATAAGCAAAAACCCTCATAAAccattag aattcATAGCGAACTCGGATTTGAAGCACGGATTGttttacatcaataataatttatatgtcgATTCTTTACCTGATAGAAGTACATTGATGCATGCCGAAACAATGAAAAGTTGGGCTAGTTGTAATGGTCacactattcaaaatatattatcattggaTACACAACTTTTGGACTTGGAGGTATGCATCGGGCAACCTTATGTTTACCAACATTTAGGACGTTGTGAacatctatttatatttaatgaaatcaaCATTGCTAAATCTAATGATTGTCTTGGCCAGACCAATTATCCAAGAGTCATAAGTGTTGCAAAGGAAAAATTAAAGAACTGTATATTTTGCTCTAAAAATATTGCTAGTATTGTTATGCTGAACGATGATGAAAGAACCCCATTAACTGTAAATCATATGTgtgaatcttgttttaaatcatataaCTATGATCATTTAGATGATAAAGTGTCGGATTTTAAAGCTTATAGAtgtataaaatggaaaaaataa
- the LOC132944320 gene encoding mpv17-like protein, protein MWSKIFKASNHGLVRGVAIYSVTWPVSSLIQQALQPSGNKNIDLQRAAKFSVYGGLYVAPTLYAWMRFASYVWPSMTITSHITKAVVEQFSYGPFAMASFFFFMTLLDGGTIEDAKTEVQEKFVSTWKIAVMVWPVLQTINYCVIPSKNRLIFVSIAGFVWTTFLAYKKYEKNKSIEIADKKTDL, encoded by the exons ATGTGGTCGAAAATATTTAAAGCCAGCAACCATGGACTTGTGCGCGGTGTGGCCATATATTCGGTCACTTGGCCGGTGAGCAGCTTGATACAACAGGCACTACAGCCGTCTGGCAACAAAAACATTGATTTACAACGAGCGGCCAAGTTTAGCGTATATGGTGGACTCTATGTAGCACCCACTTTATATGCGTGGATGAGATTTGCCAGTTATGTTTGGCCTTCGATGACAATTACTAGTCATATAACTAAG gcAGTTGTTGAACAATTTTCATATGGTCCATTTGCAATggctagtttttttttctttatgacACTTCTGGATGGAGGTACAATAGAAGATGCTAAAACGGAAGTTCAAGAAAAATTTGTTTCTACCTGgaag ATAGCTGTAATGGTTTGGCCAgtattacaaacaataaattattgtgttattcCTTCAAAGAATCGCTTGATATTTGTCAGTATAGCTGGATTTGTATGGACCACATTTTTAGCATATAAAAAGTATGAAAAGAATAAATCTATAGAGATAGCTGATAAAAAAACTGAtttataa